A stretch of DNA from Desulfomonile tiedjei:
AGGCTTTTTCGGCTCCTGGTGGCTCCTATTCTTCGGATGAAAGGCTTCGAACTTATTCCACGGCCCAGATACCTGCTGTCGACCGAAGAACAACCGTACGAAACTGCCCCGCGAACCTACAACCCGGCGAGTCCGAGGTACAGTCTCGATTTGGTGAAGAACCGGCCGGGGCAAATCTATCCGGTGAACGTCCCCACCGATTTGACGGAATCCTCGCGCACCAACCCCTTGTTGGCAAAGGTGCGGGCGGAGGGGCTCGACGACCCGGAGCATCTGAGCGAAGTTCTGCGTCAATGCGCAGAAGAGCTTGAAGGCGACCCGGATTATCGCAATTTCCGGATCAAACACGCTGAGCTTGAATCGTTCATCAGGAAAGTCAATGCAGCACAACCTGGCGAGTTTCATCCCGGATCTGTCAGTCTTCAAGAAGGGCTTTTCCTTTACTGGATTGTCCGGTCCCAACGGCCGAAAGTGGTGGTTCAGACAGGGACCAGCAATGGAGTTTCCTGCGCGTTTATCGCTCTGGCCCTCAAGAAAAACCGAGACGAAGGAATGCTTTTAGCGGTGGATCTCCCCTACATCTATGATCCGGACGATCCGTTTTATCAACAGCCTGTTGTTTACGGTGTCTTGATCCCGCCGGGAAAAGGGTCCGGGTGGCTGGTTCCGGATGGCTTGCAGCATGGATTTGATGTTGTCAACGGCGATGCCAAAGAGCTTTTGCCGGAAGTCCTTGAGAAGGCCGGCAAAGTCGATATGTTCTATCACGACAGCGATCACAGCTACGATCATCTCATGTTCGAGCTGGAATGCGCCCTGCCTTACATGAATCCGCATGGAGTCATCGTTGTGGATGACATTGGCTGGACGAGTGCGACGTGGGATTTTGCCGAACGCATCGGATGTTATGGCCACAATCAAGACGGCAAGCAGGGGTTGATATTCCTGTAATTACAAGGTATTCCCGGCCGATGCTGTTTGTGGGTTGACGATTATGGCTGTTGCCAGAATTTTTGCTTGTTTCCACCCGGTAACCAGCGACTGGGGCTATGGCTTGGGTGCCACTGCTGGCTTGTCCAGCAGTGCATTCTCAGGACACACCGCTGGACAAGCCAGCAGTGGCACCCGCTACAAAGTGACTCCTCAGTAATGGCACCATGCGGCTAGATTAGGTGGGTCTATTCAAGGGCAATCGGACATTAATTCCGGCAATTGCTAGTTGCCTTCGGCCTCTTACATAAGTGCTCGGTAATCCCTCAAAAAGTCACGTCCAACCCGCGCCCCGGAGCCGTAACTGAAATGGCCCGGATGCAGCAGGGCAAGGAAGTTTTCTTGCAGCATGCGGTCGTCCTCCGTATAGACGGCTTTTCCTTCAGTTTTGTCGAGCATTTCCTCGGCTAACTTTTTGACGTCTTCCGGCTTGTTGTCAATGAGCCTGATTTTAGAATTCTCATACTCCAGCGTAAACCGGTAGTCTCCAATAGGAGTGCCGAGCACCTGCCGGAAAGGCAGGAGACGCTCGTCGGTTTCAGACCAAACTAGCTTGGGAATACCCAGGTCGCCTGGTCGTAGAGCAAGAACCGAAGACATGGGAGTGAAATTGGCGCAAGCCACCGGAACACCGAATATCCCCGATACCCAATAGAGACCTGATCCGGAACCCAGGAAAAATCGTGAACTCGCACACAGGAAGACATCCATCCAATCGCTTCGGAGGTCGCTGTGACAGTAGTCTATGACTCCTTCCAGCTTGGGAAGGGGTTGCATTGACGGATCTCCCATGCGGAGGCACCAGCCGCCCCGCTCCACTATCGCTTGCATCGCCGGAATATAGTCATGGACATTTACATCCCGATAATCATGAATGTCCCATTGAAGATAACCTGGTTCTCTACAATGGACGCACACAAACCACGAGTCATCGGTGAGGCCGAAACTCCGGAGGCATTCCCTCCCGCGCCTGATGTCTTCGTCTGACAGCCTCCAGACCGGCGTACGATCCCCCCATTCTCTGTTAATCGTTGGGGCCAGAGAAGTGCCCCCGACGATCTGGGCGTATCCGGTGACGTCATATTGCATAGGTCCGGCCCTGGCCAGAGGCTTGAGAACTGCGCAAACAAAGGGGTTGGTTATGACGGTGAGGTTTGTCTTTATGTATTTCAGCAGGCTAGGGTTGGACACACGTGTTTTCGAACACAGGACTATGCCTCGGTAATCAGGGCGACGGCCAAGGAGGCCCTCCTTGACAAAACAGTCCGTTTCGACTGCCAGATGACCTATGTGCTGGCAAGGTATATTGAGGAACCTTATCGGCCTCCTCAAGATGTGCCGCTCCAGCAACGGCAGGAGAAGCCCCAATATCCATTCCGCTGAAGCGAACAGGGCTAGTGCGCACTTCCAAAGGAGAGGGTGCTCCTTCAGGCGACTTGCGACGGTGCGGGTTAACAGTGGCTTTCTTGACCATTTGACTGGCTGTTTTGTCATTGGGTTTGGTCGCAGTTCATCCTGGAATCGCATTGCACTACAACGTGTTTCGTTCGGCCCTTCTCTACCCGCAGGTAAGTTAGCACAGACTGCCGAAAGCGAACAATACCCCCATCTAACCCACCGAGGTTAATATGAGGCCATGCGCCGAGTCAATGCTCAGGGCCAAGCAAAATGTCGTTGACTCCAGTAGGAAATCATGTCAAAGTACAATCGTTAATAGGGAAGAATCCTCTGATGACCCATCCGGTTGCCGGTCGTCGGACAAGAACATCTAACGGAAGGGTCAACAGCTACAATTTGTGGTTTTAATAGGTTCCGAGGGGTAATGGTGATGTAAATGCCTAACATTGTTAGCCAGATATGGGATTTAGGCGGGGGCGGAGCCTGTTCTTATATAATCTCAACCACCACAATCTGCGACCTCCACTCTTAAGCGACGCTACCTGTCGCTTGCCTTGTGTCTGCGAACCCGGAAAAGACTATTTTCGAAGGAATGCCATTCTGAGGAGACACAGGAACGGTGTTTAGCCCGAAAGTTACGCCATTCAACGAGCTGGTAGCCGCTGTAAGATCGTTGAAAGAGCAAGGGAAGGTGATCGTCCACTGTCACGGCGTCTTCGACTTGCTTCACATTGGCCACATCCGCTACTTCGAGCAGGCTCGACGGATGGGAGATGTTCTTGTGGTCACGGTCACTCCGGATCGTTTTGTGGATAAAGGACCTCACCGGCCGGCTTTCCCGGAAACATTGCGCTCGGAGGGAATAGCCTCTCTCAAGTGCGTGGATTATGTTGCAATAAATGAATGGCCCACGGCAGAAGAGACGCTGAGGTTATTGCGGCCCGACCTTTACGTGAAGGGATCCGAGTTCAGGAACGTGGCGCTGGACGCGACGGGCAAGATAGGAAAAGAGGAAGCGGTTGTTCGTGAAATCGGGGCGAAGCTTGCCTTTACCGACGATATCGTGTTCTCTTCAAGCAACCTGATAAATCGCTATTTCTCGGGTTTCCCGCAAGAAGTCACCGAGTACTTGAGCCTATTTCGTTATCGTCACAGTCTCGACGAGGTACTTAATTACCTGGAAGACCTGTCTTCTTTGAGAGTCCTGGTGGTCGGGGACGCGATTATTGACGAGTATCAGTACGGCCAGGCCATAGGCAAGTCATCCAAAGATCCAATAATTGCCATGAAGTACGAGTCCAGTGAGATGTTTGCAGGTGGCGCACTGGCCGTTGCAAATCACGTTGCGAATTTTGCTTCATCGGTGGATCTCCTAACCGTGCTGGGAGAGAAAGACTCCCATGAGGAATTCATCAACTCTCGCCTCAAGGCCAACGTGACCCCGCATTGGATCTACAGGCCCAACGCTCCAACAGTATTGAAGCGCAGGTACATAGACGGGTACACGCTCAACAAGCTTCTTGAGATCTATCTCATGGACGATTCGGATTTGCCTGAACAAACAAACAATGAAGCTTGCCGGTGGCTTGACCGGCGCTTAGCCGATTTCGATCTGGTTATCGCCGCGGACTTTGGTCATCACACCATAAGTGAGCAAATGGTCGGGAAAATGACCGATTCCGCAAAATTCCTGGCCGTAATGACGCAGGCCAATGCAGGCAATCGAGGATTTCACACTATTAGCAGATATCCTAGGGCCGATTACGTGTGCCTGGCCGAGCACGAGATCCGTGTCGAGACTCGCATGGCCAACGGCAGTGTGCGGCCGATGATGGATGCCTTGGCGAAGAAACTTGGGTGTTCCAGATTTGTGGTTACACGTGGCCGCAAAGGATGCCTGGTATGGCGTGAAGAATCGAGTTTCATAGAAATTCCCTCATTCGCGCCGAACGTTGTGGATCGGGTGGGGGCCGGCGATGCCTTCTTTTCACTCACCTCTCTTGCAGCGTGCCAAGGATTGCCCAATGAGGTGCTGGGTTTCTTGGGGACCATTGCCGGGTCCATGGCGGTGGGCATAGTGGGCAACATGAAATCCATTGATAAGATGTCGGTAATCAAATACATCACTTCCATAATGAAATAGATACGGAGCGCCACTGCTGCGCATGGAGAAAACCTCGAGCCCTATTTTCGACCGCTCCAATCTGGAAATACTTCCTCTTGCCGATCGACTGCACGATCTGGAAATATCCACTATCCTGGACCTTGAACCTCGTCCGGTCGTGGAACCGGCATTTGTCGAGGTATCTTCGAAAATATTGGAAGCCTGCAAAGGCGAGACTAAATCTTCCGTAATACTGATGATGGGTGCGCATGTACTCAGGGCCGGGGTCCAGAGGTATCTCATCGATCTGTTGAAGAATGGGCATCTGTCGTGCATTGCCCTGAACGGCGCAGGTGTCATCCACGACTTCGAGTTCTCCTTGATTGGAGCCACCACTGAAAGCGTCGCCCGGTATATCAAGGACGGCCGCTTCGGTCTCTGGAAGGAAACGGGTAGGATAAATGACATCGTTGCCGAAGCCGCCAAAGAAAAGCTGGGGCTGGGGGAGGCTGTGGGTAGGGTCATCGAGGAAGAAGGCTTTCCTTTCAAAGAGACCAGCGTACTCGCTGCGGGGTACAGATATGGAGTTCCGATTACAGTTCACGTAGGTATCGGGTACGACATACTCCATGAGCATCCCAACTGCGATGGAGCAGCCTACGGCGCTACAAGCTACACGGATTTTCTGAAATTTACCAAGACGTTGGA
This window harbors:
- a CDS encoding TIGR04372 family glycosyltransferase → MRRPIRFLNIPCQHIGHLAVETDCFVKEGLLGRRPDYRGIVLCSKTRVSNPSLLKYIKTNLTVITNPFVCAVLKPLARAGPMQYDVTGYAQIVGGTSLAPTINREWGDRTPVWRLSDEDIRRGRECLRSFGLTDDSWFVCVHCREPGYLQWDIHDYRDVNVHDYIPAMQAIVERGGWCLRMGDPSMQPLPKLEGVIDYCHSDLRSDWMDVFLCASSRFFLGSGSGLYWVSGIFGVPVACANFTPMSSVLALRPGDLGIPKLVWSETDERLLPFRQVLGTPIGDYRFTLEYENSKIRLIDNKPEDVKKLAEEMLDKTEGKAVYTEDDRMLQENFLALLHPGHFSYGSGARVGRDFLRDYRALM
- a CDS encoding adenylyltransferase/cytidyltransferase family protein → MFSPKVTPFNELVAAVRSLKEQGKVIVHCHGVFDLLHIGHIRYFEQARRMGDVLVVTVTPDRFVDKGPHRPAFPETLRSEGIASLKCVDYVAINEWPTAEETLRLLRPDLYVKGSEFRNVALDATGKIGKEEAVVREIGAKLAFTDDIVFSSSNLINRYFSGFPQEVTEYLSLFRYRHSLDEVLNYLEDLSSLRVLVVGDAIIDEYQYGQAIGKSSKDPIIAMKYESSEMFAGGALAVANHVANFASSVDLLTVLGEKDSHEEFINSRLKANVTPHWIYRPNAPTVLKRRYIDGYTLNKLLEIYLMDDSDLPEQTNNEACRWLDRRLADFDLVIAADFGHHTISEQMVGKMTDSAKFLAVMTQANAGNRGFHTISRYPRADYVCLAEHEIRVETRMANGSVRPMMDALAKKLGCSRFVVTRGRKGCLVWREESSFIEIPSFAPNVVDRVGAGDAFFSLTSLAACQGLPNEVLGFLGTIAGSMAVGIVGNMKSIDKMSVIKYITSIMK
- a CDS encoding class I SAM-dependent methyltransferase, whose product is MLKSCVLSTIRTFGYDVRKQTQLSKLLAVHEKAIRGEVRDSGSNSSPGVAPYPGHLGSRLFRLLVAPILRMKGFELIPRPRYLLSTEEQPYETAPRTYNPASPRYSLDLVKNRPGQIYPVNVPTDLTESSRTNPLLAKVRAEGLDDPEHLSEVLRQCAEELEGDPDYRNFRIKHAELESFIRKVNAAQPGEFHPGSVSLQEGLFLYWIVRSQRPKVVVQTGTSNGVSCAFIALALKKNRDEGMLLAVDLPYIYDPDDPFYQQPVVYGVLIPPGKGSGWLVPDGLQHGFDVVNGDAKELLPEVLEKAGKVDMFYHDSDHSYDHLMFELECALPYMNPHGVIVVDDIGWTSATWDFAERIGCYGHNQDGKQGLIFL